A segment of the Nasonia vitripennis strain AsymCx chromosome 2, Nvit_psr_1.1, whole genome shotgun sequence genome:
CTTGCCGGATAACGTCCTCGTGCTCCTCGGCGAGGCCTCGTCTCCGCGATTTCTCGACGCGGTACTGCGGAGCAAAGACGGAGCCACTCGGGGCGGGAAAACATTTGAGGATTTCGGGGATTCCCGACGAGCTGCGAGCCGACGAAGCGGAGAGTCGAGTCTCGTTTCTCGGCGCTCGGTCGACGGCTCGCCGCGGCTCGATCGCTCTTTTCTAGGATTCGTCGATTTTTCGATTGCTCCGAAAGCCGCGATTTTTTCGCTGGCCCGGAGCTCGGGATTTCGAGAACCGGACTCGGCGGGAGCTTTTTGGGGGCTTTCGAACCTGGCCGAGGCGAGCTTGGCCATTTTGCCGACGTTCGCTTGCGATCTCTTATGGGAGGATGGGCGAGGGGATGCTACCGGGTCGAACTGGTTGGGACGAAGGCTTCGGGATGAATTTCGGTGAATTTGAGGGGCTTACGGGAAAGTTCGTCGTTGGATCGCGGGTATAGACCAGGTACTTGCGACGCGGCTCGAGCGGTGGCATCGCAGTTTTGGCAATTTTAGTTTATGCTCGTTTTcgggcgattttttttcttccgccGATACCTCCGTTGAATATTCCGATGGTACGTCGAATGCGAGCTACAGTGCTATATCGCTGCTCAGGGGACACTAGGAGGTTCAACGCTGTCtcgagtttttgttttaaaaaaggtGATCTTTTAGGACAGCTTTTGAAGAAAGGTGCAATGTTCGCACAATACCATACGCATAATAATTTTCTGGCAATATTTGCACACATAAGCTCAACGTTTACGTTATTACACGGCTAGCGGGCCATCACATCATTGCAAACCCATAATTCACTTAACCAATATTCAATCGGTTTTAACTTTTTGCGCATCGACCAACGCGGTTTAATTACCTCGATAAAAGCGCCGATAAGCTCGCAGAGTagtcggttttttttttttttttttcaatttcgaacCCAAACTCCGAATCTCCGTAACCTCTCTCGGCTCGCACTGCCTCACCCACCTGAGAAACGATTCTCGGTACCGGATAATTAACGATCACTCGTCGATTTCATCATATGAGGCATCGCTTTCGCGAATAAAAAGCTGCCCACGGCCACTCGGACTCGGCAAATCCCTATTTTTCCTAAATAGTACGAGCCGCAAACGAGCGACTCCCGCCGAGAAGTTGAACAAAGCTCGTCGTTCGCCGTCGATTTTACCACCGAGGCGTCTCCCTTTCAACGAACGTTCCCCACCCGACGCGAAGACACGAGTCCGGTGAAACTTCCGAAAGCACTTCGGCTACGCTACCCCGAGGAAAAGCGCGAGAAACGAGAGATTTTCCAAGTAGAGCGCAGTCGCTTCGCCAACGCGGAGCCGCGAACATCGGCGCGAAGCAATCGGTAGCAAGCCCCGCAAGCTCTCGAAACCTCCCGCGGCCTCGAGAAAAGCACCCCAGGCCACCTCTCGACTCTTCCCGGAGAAGCTTTCCTCGCGGGAATCGGCGGCAAGCTCGAGCATTCCTACGGCGGAAAACCGCGCGACCCGGGGAAAACACTCGGGCGAAGTGCAGCGGAGCCGCGCGGCCTTTCTCCGACGGCCGCGCTTCGCAAGCGGCCGCAAACaatgcgctcgctcgcaacaAGAGCGACGAGGACGGACTCATGCGCGTTACGTGCCCGAGACgaagatggagagagagagagagagagagagagaaccgggaattttttctttattcctTGCGTTGGGGCTGgttgcgctctctctctctctaactctCTCGCCTGGAAATTGATTATGGGGCAGATTCAGGACTGATAAATCTCCCCCTGCGATGCTGCGCCTCTCGTATGGGCTAGTTGACGCGCAGTAGAGTTGTACTTGGCGAACGGCTACCCGATGCGCGCGTTATCGATTCGATGGCTAATTTTTTCTTGGatgcgtgtatatatgtatatatgtccTCGATACGGGAAGTTTGCTAGATTTATAAATCCTCCGatcgattattatttttacgtgTTGCGAAATCGAAGGTGTGCTTTTCAAGTTTTCGAAAGCAAGTTATTTATTAGTTCTGCTTTGAAGCTATCAAGCGCCTTTCGCAACGCATACGCTGTGTTACAGCCGCGTTATAAATCTGTAGCGTATTATACATGTGCTTATGACATATTCAGTGTGCAGTGTGGGCGGCTTTAATCGTATTTGTAATTGTAATTTGATTCACCGGTCAAAAACGTTCCGCGGATCGCGTCAACGTAATCGCTCGTTTGCATCGCGGACTGCAGATGGGGGTtacattactttttttttttttttttttcaaatgtgcATTGAATAATCTGCCGACGAAAACTCGATTTTACAGGCGGATAACAATCTCGTTCATCGAAAACCAAGCTCGCACTCGACGCTTTGGAATGCTTGAAAGGTAATTGAAGCATATTACGGATATCGACACTTAATTCGACGATACGGAAGTTTTAACATTTATCGACGATAAAAGCGTAGGACAAGACTCGGATCTTGAAAAAAACTTCCCCAGCCCGCAGCGGCTACGAAGCAGCAGGTTTGCATCCTCGATCGGTAGCAAACACCCCAGTTTTCCCAACAATCCCCGTgaaaagctcgaaaaaagCTCTTAGCAAAAGGATGCGATAAGACATACGCACGACACTTCAACCGCGACTCCCGTATCTGCATCGCAGCGCATCAGCGTCGAAAAGCCCGCGCGACGCTATATATTCCGCGTTCGGCGAGTCCAAAAACGAGCTTTGAATTTCCAAGCGATCGGCCGAAAAAATCGAGAGACCGAATCCCCGCTCGTTCTAGTTTTTGCGAATCCTAGAAAAAGCGCGAACCAGTCGCGGGGGCTCGCGAACCCCGGTCTCGCTAAGGAGACTCGACGCTTCGATTCGCAAGCTCGCGGCACGCCGGGAAATCGgggaatttcgaaaaattgctCTCCCCCAGCTAGCTCCGTCTTTGCTCCAGCAGATCCCGTTGAGAAATCCTAGGTGAGGAGGCTGCTTGGAGAGAACGAGGGCGTTTTTACCGGGGGCTGCGAGGAACCGCGAAAAGCGGACTCTGTGAAAAGCTCCCGCAAGCTCCGATGCGCCTCGATATCCCGGCGATTCGTCGCGGCGTCGGGAAGCCCATAGTTTGAACCAGCTGGACGAGCGAGAAAATCCGGAAGAATCGCGCGGCCAGGACGAAAAAATCCCGATCGAAGCGAGCAATGCGTACCGGGGACAGAGCTGAACGCGGCTCGGTGGAGGCGCAACTGCTCGCGGGTCACTCTCCGACGGCCGCGCTCCGCTATGACTATCGAGCGCCGCGCGGCAACTCCGCTAATACTCCGACTGCGACTCTCGTCGCGAACGCATCTAGATTCTCAGTCACGTGACCTACTGATATATTTTCTCGTCGAAACGTAAACAGCAACAAGAACAAGATGGCGAGCACCACGGGGCTACCGTCCGGAGCAGCGAAAAAGCCCAGGAGCAAGCCGAGCCACCCGCGCACCTCCGACATGGTCGACGCTGCCATCAAGTCGCTTAAGGAACGCGGCGGCAGCTCGCTTCAGGCCATCAAGAAGTACATCGCCGCCACGTACAAGCTCGACGCCGAGAAGCTCTCGCCCTTCATCAAGAAGTACCTCAAGTCCGGCGTCGTCGCCAAGAAGCTCGTCCAGACCAAGGGCAAGGGCGCCGCCGGAAGCTTCAAGCTCTCCGTCGGCTCCGCGGCCGGTGAGAAGAAGGCCAGCGTCGCAAGCTCTGCCGGCAAGAGGAAGAAGAGCCCGACCAAGAAGAAGCCCGCGACAGCTGCTGTGAAGAAAGCCGCGAAGAAGAGCCCGATCAAGCCGAAGAAGAGCTTGCCCGCCAAGCCGCCCAAGCCCAAGCTGAGCAAGAGAGCCGCCGGCAGGAAACCCGCCGCCAAGAAATAAGACGACTTTGAACAACCTTTTCTCATTATACGCGATATTTAACATACGTAAACGGCCCTTTTAAGGGCCACCAATACGCTCTCGCAGCGGGGAACGATTATATTCTATTATCTATTTGTATGCGCGATTATAAGCTTTCttttctatatataatatatttacgtcATTGTTATCACGCACACTATAGCTCTCATGATCATttatgtgtatacgtgtgttaACATCGATGTATAGTCTATCATGCGCCGATACGCTCTGTGCGCGgaaaatctatatgcaaaaccTTGCTCCTGGTATATAATGTAGCCTGTGCAACTTCCTTTCATCAGTATTTATCATTTCTCTGAGTACAAATTAAACGATAACGTTACGATATTATGATAATGTATAAGCTTTTGTTACATACCAaaaagcatatatatatatatatgtgtgtgtgtatatttattttttaataaaagaaaaaaacaaaataaacagTACCGGATGCGCGAAATTCGCGTACATCCGGCGACAAAAAATGATACACCTAAATAAAccttgtttttattaaaaaatattaatcccTCTGCACAAGACGATTACAGTTTGTTTTCTGTTTGCACGAGATAAAGACGTCAATTAATCATAAGCCATCCGGCGATGTATATAACGTCTCTCGAGAACGATACGTAATACACTTTCTAAATCGTGCATCAAGACGCGAATCCGAGGGTCATAAATCTTTGCAGAttgtttgtatatatatatatatcttcttCGTTCTTCGAATACGCGCGTATCGCGCGAAATTTATTCCCAAAAAATACGACTTGGAATCGCGACAGTAGTGTGGTGTGGATTTTCCCACGAGTAGTGCTCCACACAGAAAGTACCTAATTATCCGAATTCCAGATACTTCCATTGTGCAGCGGCTCACAAGGTTCTACTGCGCAGTAAACGCGCTGCgagcgcgtctctctctctctccctctctccgctATATTATAGCTACGGATGCGCGAATATCGTCGATTGCATACGTttgctcgaaatggagctgcTCCTTTTTTGTTTCATCGGAATCGCCCGCAGATCTTCTTCAATTTTGACGTGGATGCTTTCGGGCTTGATTTCGACGTGTAAAACTCGTTTTCCCCGATACGACTATTTTTCTGCGCGTATAATATACGTCTGATTCAGAGAGGACGCCATTGCAGTATTTGCCTATACGATTAATATGGCTGAAGGGGGGTTTTCAAATGAAAAGTAATAACAATCGAGTGATTTCggttggtttttttttttttttttttgatgaaTTTATTTGAAGATCTAGTTTTGTTTGTATCGATAACAAAAACGTAGTAAAGAATTTGTATAGTAACGCACTTTTTCATTAAACTCTCGTCTCGTTTTCCATTTAGTACCGGAAAATACAACAATAACAAAGATTAATCAATCAGAACTCGACAGCATATGTATAGGTATTAGATTCGCACAGTTCACAAAAACAAGAATTATCCCATTAGTTTACAGAGTAGTTTACAACGCGCTTTGTCGCAGGTGTGTGTTTgtttgcgtgtgtgtgtgtgtgtctatataagtGGGTGGCTCTTTCATCATCCCCGTTCACTGCTTCCCCTTACACATAGACGCATAGTTGTATATACCCGCCATGCACGCACAAACGCAAGAAAACGTGTTACGAAGATCGTtgaacaattattaaaatcaatCAAACGACGCAAACGCATATATAGTTCCATTTTTTTAGTCTTTAAAATAAGCAGTATAAAGCATgcgtattatacatatacatataaactCGCGCACGCACCGTCACACGCTAACAAAGTATAATAATGTGATATTAACAGGTAAAGTTTGCGTTCACGTGAGTTTTTTCTTCATTGTGTGCTTCTGCTGCCCCAAGGTATTGATATACGTACAATAAATACAGAGTTAGTACAGTAAGATTATTCAGAACTCGCCCAAGTACAAAAATAACCTTTTGGTTTAGTTTATGTAAACAATCATCATAGCGCAttctttacttttattattatcatttttcgctagaaagggggggggggctgctctttttatttctctcgGCGGCATGTAACAATTACACAATCGGGGGTatgatgatttatttttattacaactgTACCGAGTTACGGAAATAATCGGTGAGTTCTCGAAGGCTTTTTTGTCGTCATTTTCTCAATCGTAGTGGTTTGTTTTTCACAGTCAATACTCATCGAAGGCGAGCAgttctttaatttttgtatacaataatcattataaactaagagaaaatgaaaaacgcaCGCGTTTGTTTGTCGTCtccatatctctctctctctctctctctctcttcctcatTCGTGAATGCATATAATAGGTGAACGTTacaatatataggtatacgtgtGTTAATCTTGCATGTGCCGCAATGTTACAGTATTATGTGTTTTATGTAAATGTAAAGTAGTAAGGCCGAAAGGTAGGCGTATTTGCTTTGTTTTCTTATCTGCATCTCTCCCTCGTCTCTTCGTCAAATTCGACAAAATTCACAAAATCCTTTTCTGCACTCATATAATATCAACATACCGTATAGCTGCGAAGGAGGAGGTTGCCGACAATCATCTCACAGAGGCGCGCGCGTTCAActttcgaatttcgcgcgccgcgctctcgcactttcattattattattcattatatTGACAACGAGATTGAggcatgtatacatatattctatacatatttatataacTTTGCTTTTGTACAATAGGTCTTTTGCTATAAGTTTatgtttttctctttcatttttcttttcttactcTTGGTATTTGGCTTATAAACAATAATCAGCCGTCGAACAATACAGTATAattgaacttttttttcttcgagtaTATAAAACGCTGTGCGAGGCCGCGTCGTTGTACAGACATGGTATcatcgtgcgcgcgcgcgcgcgtctagAGAGATTCGAGGTACCTTTGCGCAGATTTTTCGCTATTACTTGTTTGCTTtcataatcataattttttttctttttttttttaatcattttcaatatcgacgtaattatatttgtttttctgtAATCTTATAAGAAACATAGCACTATCGTCGTCCTAGAGTGTACTCGCGGTTTTAGTCTTACAGTACGTAATATTATATCGTTACATTTTAtcgttaattattattgtatagaTTCGTGTACAGAACACTAGTTAGAATTAATACACGTTTACTGGATGAAGTTGTGCTGCGAGCTTTGCTGctatattacttttatttaaaaaatttattttccccAAATAGTATAAGAGAGAGATTGCGGCTCACAAGAAAGGCTCAAAATcactgttgctgctgctgctgctgctgtgtataATGTGTGAGTTTAACGCAAACTTCTATCCATACTTTCCCCACTTCTACGTTGTACATGTACCCGGtagaaaaattttcgtttaaaCACACGGTAATGATtgctaaaattttcagttCTTTTTCATCGAAAGCTATAAACGAGGAgcaattttaattgattcaATGGCATTCGAAACAATTGAactcgtatttttttaactatataATTTTTGGCTTCGAAGACAAACGCAATCACTTCGTATATCACTTTCATCGGCTTTATCACATATGCTTATGCCCGGAATTCAAATTCTACATGTTTAGTAAGTATCCAAAAATGCGAAAGTATCAAATCAAATCCGTTCATGTAACCAATACCGAATGTCAACAAGTACCATTGAATCAACGACGAGCTAAATCAACCGCAAGATTCCAAGTGTATACAGTGCAGACTACCTAttccaatatatatatatttataacaaattCAAGTAAGAGTAAATCAACGTCGTTTGcttcatttatattattattagttgCACTAAGGAATTTTGCCATCGCTATtagtattatatttaatattattttaaaattttagtttcTTTCGTATCGCTATATTTCCActttacttctttttttcgcctACGTATGAACACATTCAACATATTGTTTCGTTTTATCATCGTCATCACACAGACTGGTTTTCGACCTGAAGAGTTACCAGTTATAAAGTAAtaaacgtgtgtgtgtatatatatatatatatttaaatatattcatgtatattatgtatataatgTGTGTAAtacgaaagagaaaaaagtgcaGACTTTGACCTTACCCTCTTTCTTACTTTTACCATATACAGTAATGTGATATAAGCACATGGTAGTAGCGTTACAGAGAATACACATATGACAAAAGCCGAGTCATCGATAACTTTACTCTGCTACAAGGTTTCTACATTCTACATATTCATTTATGTAAGTATCCTTATGCTCGAGCTCATTTATCAATGACTATAAGATAACGCATATTTCTATTCTCGATCGCCCCTACTGTATTAGTTAGTTAAGACTTAGCGATACAGAGAACACACATATGTTGAACCAAGTCGTCAACGAGAGACTCGCGTCGCGAACGTCTTGCCTCACacttattgataaaaataacgaatttgCTATACGACAACTTTGACTAATCATACCGTTGAACTTTGTAATTTAGATCGTGAACGTGTGGATATTGGATGCGAGAGTCGATGCGCCCGAGCCGTCATCCAAGAATAAATAATCTGGTACAAACGAAGCTAGTATTGCTTATTAGACAACTTTTTTCGCAGGCGTGGAGTCGAAAATTTTTAGGAAACGTTGTGTAACGACGTTTAGAAAAAACGCTCGGGCTCATTGGCTTTCCCCAACGGATACCTGAAcgacaattttaaatttacattattgtCTCAAACTCTCGCtctatagaaaaaaaacaaagtattAATTACTCATGAATGCCCTTCGTTTACTGTTATCTATCGATTCACTGTCGGGGTCTCCAGTCGACGACCACGAATGCgcatgtttattttttttctcttacatCTTAGGATATAACTATATAGTGCGTATGTAACACAAatcgtgtatgtgtgtgtgtgtgtgtgtgtggacaTGTGGGTGTGTTTCTCAATCGTGTATATGTAACTACGCTATCAGACGTATGAATATAGCATACGCAGTTGCCGCTTCGCAGcgagaaaaaagttaattgGTTAACTATAATTATTATGTATAGAGCGGCTCGACGTAGCACAAAAGTACCCGGTCTATAATAAGATATTAATGCGTTTACAGTATAATAGTTAATCGttaatgtatattatatttgtatatatagtattttttgtatttttccaACTTCCGTTTTCTTACAAAAAGCCTCGCATGTTAATGAATTACCTTCTTTCTttcaattattgttaattacTAATGTATCAATAATATGGTCAATGAGATTTCGCCTAGCATTTCCTGCGTGTGTAAATAATCTCTCTAAGCGCATTGTTTCAATATTCGGTTTCTCGTACTCACGAAATTTGTATTTAGGAAAAATTTGTCTAAAAAATACTATTACCCTCATTCCAATAACAGAATAATTCGCAAGGCGCAGAGATGGTCGATCGGCCAATCTCCGACCCTCTATAAAGCAGTCGAACGGTAAGATCCTAAAATTTCTTAGCGTAAAGCAATTATCGGTCTTTTCGT
Coding sequences within it:
- the LOC100120772 gene encoding histone H1-II — protein: MASTTGLPSGAAKKPRSKPSHPRTSDMVDAAIKSLKERGGSSLQAIKKYIAATYKLDAEKLSPFIKKYLKSGVVAKKLVQTKGKGAAGSFKLSVGSAAGEKKASVASSAGKRKKSPTKKKPATAAVKKAAKKSPIKPKKSLPAKPPKPKLSKRAAGRKPAAKK